atacataaatatgcatatgtgatcttttttacacaaatggttgcattatatatacatatatatatacatatatatgcatatatctacatatatacatatatacatatatatgcatatatatacacatatatatgcatatatatgtatatatatatgcatatatatatacatatatatatatatatatactgtttagcaccttcctttttaaaaagaacttaatGGTATCTTGGAGATCATTCCGTATTAATAACAGTTGCACTATCTATGGAAATTTGGATAGTTTCCAATCTTTTGGTATTGCAAAGCTGTACTGAGTTAACTTTGAACATAAGtcatttcacattatttttattttttgagacagagtttcacatgttgcccaggctgatcttgaactcctgtgctcaagtgatcctcccgccttggccacccaaaatgctgggattacagatgtaagccaccatgcccagcccatttcacattttttaaaataccgtATATGTGAAAGAGAAATTCCCATATTTGATTATGGGATTTCTGTGTCAAGAGTATGTGCATTTGTGTTTAGATCAATATAATCAAATTGCCCTTCTTAAATGTTACACCAGTTATATTCCTGTCGCCAGTGTATGAGAGTGCATATTTtcccacagccttgccaacacaatatgttgtatttttttatctttgccaATTTGATAGATGAAAAATGGTATCTTAgattggttttaatttgcattacgAATAAAGCTAaccattttttcgtgtgtttaaCAGTCACTTATGTATCCCTTTCTGTTAACTAcgttcttttcccatttttcttttggattcaAGATCAATTACTAATTAATTTGTAAAAGCTCTTTACATATTAGGAAAATTAGCCCTATGTTTTTTATGAGTTCcaaatgtatgcttttttttttttttttttttttttttttttttttttttttttttttttttttttttaaatgacttggtGGCAGAGTTTTTTTACTAAATGAAATTTTTGCTAATTTATCTGTCATCAAGATTGGTATCACAGTTCAGTGTCACTGTAGGATTTGCAAGACTTTACACTAATTTACTGAGCTAAAAAGACTTGACTCTATCAGTGTCATGCTTTTCTAATCAAAATAGAggacatggccgggcacggtggctcacacctataatcctagcacttcgggaggccaaggcaggtggattgccagggctcaggagtttgagaccagcctgggcaacacagtgaaaccctgtctctactaaaatagaaaaaattagccaggcgtggtggtgcacgcctgtagtcccagctactcaggtggctgaggcaggagaatcacttgaacccaaaagaggtaggttgcagtgagccgagattgcaccactgcactccagcctaggaaacacagcaagactccatctcaagaaaaaaaaaaaaatggaagacatAAAGTAAGGTTTGTAATGTCACATATGAACTCATTTCAAATTTGTTCAGCGCTCAACAGACCCCAGTCTaactttgttgttttaattaaaaaattttttttttctttttttgagacggagtcttgctctgtcgcccaggctggagtgcagtggcactatctcggctcactgcaagctccgcctcccgggttcacgccattctcctgcctcagcctctctgagtagctgggactacaggcgcccgccaccacgcccggctaattttttgtattttttagtagagacggggtttcactgtggtctcgatctcctgacatcgtgatccgcccgcctcggcctcccaaagtgctgggattacaagcgtgagccaccacacccagcctaaaatattttttgatttagTTGTAAGGTGGTTGGATAGACAAATCAAACCAGAAACCTGTCGCTTTGTAATTTCTTTTAAGTTACAGTTAGGTCAAATTCTACTTGCTTCAAAAATAGAAGACttaggtggggcatggtggcttacacctgtaatcgcagcactttgggcaggagaattgctcaagcccaggagattgaggcagcagtgagcagtgatcatgccattgcactccagcctgggtgatggagcaagatcccatctcaaaaaaacaaaacaaaaaaagccagatgAATTGAATAGTGATGTTGTCAATGTTACTGTTTTTGTAGGTATGCTGTAAGCATCATGTGGGAACTGGATAAAGCCTCTTATGAAATTAAGAAAGTGTGGTATGGCAGAACCATTATTCGATCAGCATACAAACTGTTCTATGAAGCAGCCCAAGAACTACTGGATGGAAACTTAAGTGTTGTTGATGATATTCCAGAATTCAAAGACTTGGATGAGAAGAGCAGACAAGCCAAGCTGGAGGAGTTAGTGTGGGCAATTGGAAAGCTAACTGACATAGCTCGCCATGTCAGAGCTAAACGAGACGGATGTGGTGCACTGGAACTGGAAGGGGTAGAGGTTCGCGTACAGCTAGATGACAAAAAGAACATTCACGACCTCATCCCCAAGCAGCCCCTGGAAGTCCACGAGACAGTGGCTGAATGCATGATCCTGGCCAACCACTGGGTTGCCAAAAAGATCTGGGAGAGCTTCCCTCATCAGGCCTTGCTGCGCCAGCACCCTCCTCCACACCAGGAGTTCTTTTCGGAACTCCGGGAATGTGCTAAAGCCAAAGGCTTCTTCATAGATACACGGTATTCCTCTTTTGAGGGGGCagaggaatggagtggcatgCTGTATATTTAGTTATCTTACAGTTGTTCTTAAAATGTGACAGCCAGATCTTTgaccaaaaagagaaaacagattcttGGCTCTCCTCATTTTTGAagacacatttttctctcttcattgtTATGTATAGAGACTTAAAACAAGTTTAGGCATAATTTTGTtccttggttttttgtttatttttttttttagatagtcttgctctgtcacccaggctggagcacagtgatatgatctcggctcattgcaaccgccacctcccaggttcaagtgattctcctgcctcaggttcccaagtagctgggactacaggcacatgccaccatgcctggctaatttttttgtatttttagtagagacagggttttgccatgttggctaggctagtctcaaactcctgacctcaagtgatccgcctgcctcagcctcccaaactgctgggattataggcatgagccaccacactggacATTTAGGCATAATTTTGACCCACTAcaatttgggttttttgtttggttggttgcttgtttttttttttttttttttttttttttttttttttttttttttagatagtcttgctctgtcacccaggctggagtgcagtggcacgatctcggctcactgcaacctccgcctcccaggttcatgccattctcctgcctcaacctcccgagtagctgggactacaggcgcccgccaccacgcctggctaattttttgtatttttagtggagacggggtttcactgtgttagccaggatggttttgatctcctgacctcgtgatccgcccatctcggtctcccaaagtgtctcaaaaaaaaaaaaaaaaaaaaaaaaaacaagtataggcaggctgggcacggtggctcacgcctgtaatcccagtactttgggaggctgaggcgggcagatcacgaggtcaggatatcaagaccatcctggctaacacggtgaaaccccatctccactaaaaatacaaaaaattagccgggcgtggtggcgggcacctatagtcccagctactcgagaggttgaggcaggagaatggcatgaacccgggaggcggaggttgcagtgacccaagatcgcaccactgcactccagcctgggtgacagagcgagactctgtctcaagaagaaataaataaataaaaactaagtacaggctgggtacagtggctcacacctgtaatcctagcactttaggaggctgaggcaggcacatcactgaggtcaggagttcaagaccagccttggcaacatgatgaaactcagtctctgctaaaaatacaacaattagccaggcgtggtggcgcactcttgtaatccctgctactcagaggctgaggtgtgagaatcgcttgaacccgggaggtggaagttgcagtgagccaagattgtgccactacactccagcctgggcgacagaccgaaacactgtctcaaaaaaaaaagatatatagtttctaaaatattttattgtcaaGTAACAGGTactaattaaaatatcttttatttgtttatcgAAATGGATTGTTTtttaacctgggcaacatggtgagactccatttcttttctttttttttttttttagacagagtcttgctctgttgccaggctggagtgccatgtcacgatctcactgcaacctctgcctcccgggttcaagcgattctcctgcctcagcctcccaagtagctgggaggtgcctgccaccacacccagctaatttttttgtatttttagtagagacgggggtttctccatattggccaggctggtctcgaactcctgacattgtgatctgcccacctcggcctcccaaagtgctgggattacaggcatgagccaccgtgcccggcctcttttttttttttttttttttttaagagggtttgttgttgttgttttgcttctgCCTTCAGGTGCTAGcatgtatgtttatttgtttgtcaCTGTATGAGTTGTCTGCATGCCAGGCACATGGGACAAGGGCTTTCAGACATCCTCTTGGTTCTTAATGCTGAGGTGATGGCAGCATCATTCATATTTACAGATAAGTCAATTAAGTCtgaagagattaagtaatttgcctgtaATTTAACAATCAgtcagggcagagccaggatttgaatccaagtcTGTTAAACTTGCAAGCTCACATAGTGACCACTTAACACCTTGCCTCTCTGTTCATCATCATGCTCTATTGCTCCTTTCCCCCTTTTCCCTTAGCCAGCCACAATATAGGACTgaattatatgttatattattagttttatttttaatatacctcTATATTTCCTGGGgctttgaaattattattttgaggctgtatgcagtggctcacacctgtaaccccagcactttgggaggctgaggcaggagaatcactgaaggccaggagttcaagactagcctgggcaacaaagtgagaccctgtctctacaaaaaaaattattttgagaataaataaatagaatgtttactacctctttaaaaaagaaaaactaatttagGTTTCTTTTACTTGTACACTAAGTCCATTATTTTACCTATATATAGaatgtttaggccgggcgcggtggctcacgcctgtaatcccagcactttgggagtccgaggcgggcagatcacgaggtcaggagatcgagaccatcctggctaacacagtgaaaccccgtctctactaaaaatacaaaaaaattagccgggcgaggtggcgggcgcctgtagtcccagctactggggaggctgaggcaggagaatggcgtgaaccccgggggggcggagcctgcagtgagccgagatcgcgccactgcactccagcctgggcgacagcgagactctgtctcaaaaaaaaaaagaatgtttaaggTTAAGGATGTAAAGAATTCAATTCAACGAGTATTTGACCACCTATTATAGCCAAGCACTAACTTAACCTAGTATTAAAATCAGTACATGATTCATTTCTacttaagaaatgtttaaattctgACACTCTTGCTTTGTTTAAACCGTAAAGCAAACTAGATTTCTGTAGTCAAAAAGAGGTGCTTCTGAAATGTGTCCAAAATAAATTTACTGGCAGATGAAGGTATTCAGACGGATGAGCGAAGGGTTCCCCTCAAAGTGTTGTCTTGTAAATTACTGTCTGGGACTAGCTAAcggtttttctgttctttgtcaGGTCCAATAAAACACTGGCTGATTCTCTGGATAATGCAAACGACCCCCACGATCCCATCGTGAACAGGCTGCTGCGCTCCATGGCCACGCAGGCCATGTCCAATGCTCTGTATTTCTCCACCGGATCCTGTGCGGAGGAGGAGTTCCATCATTACGGTGAATCATACCATATTCTCGTGTGTGGCTGTAACTTTGtgctagttattttaaaagagtttttgtttattttgatcttttgctttctttttgaagGTCTTGCATTAGATAAATATACCCACTTTACTTCTCCAATAAGAAGATATTCAGATATTGTAGTACACCGCTTGTTAATGGCAGCCATttcaaaagataagaaaatggaaattaaggGAAATTTGTTCAGCAACAAAGATCTTGAGGAATTATGCAGACATATCAACAACAGAAACCGAGTAAGAGGGAATTTCAAAATTCTCTTACCTGTCATCTCTTGCTAAGAAAATATCAGCTTTATTGTGTAGTACAGTGAAGTATCATATATTCTAGCAAATTAAATTCTGGAATTATTCTAACCAGTGCTTTCAGAACATTTGTAGATGTTGGCACGTAACTTGTGGATTTGGGAGATTTGACAGTagattatcagattttttttttccaaaaggtgGAAATCTAAAGATTCAAGCAACGCATAAAGATATGATgacagaggccaggcgtggtggctcacttgagggcggatcacttgaggtcaggaatttgagaccagcctgaccaatatggtgaaaccccatctctacaaaaaatacaaaaattagctgggtgtggtggcacgcgcctgtagtcccagttacttgggaggctgaggcaggagaatctcttgaacccaggaggcggagattgcagtgggccgagatcgcaccactgcactctagcctacgTGACAGAATTGAgactgtctctccaaaaaaaaaaaaaagatatgaagacAGAAACATCACCTGTTATCTTACCACCCAGAGCTAACAATTAATGATTCTAGACActgctaacatttttatttataaaaatattggcCGGATGCgctggcttgcacctgtaatcccagtactttgggaggctgaggcaggtggatcacgaggtcaggagatcgagaccatccgggctaacacggtgaaacccccgtctctactaaaaatacaaaaaattagcatggtggcaggcacctgtagtcccagctactcgggaggctgaggcaggagaatggcgtgaacccaggaggcagagcttgcaccacttgagatcgcaccactgcactccggcctgggtgacagagcgagactctgtcttaaaaaaaaaaaaaaaaaaaaaaaaaaaaataccatgccTGCTGTTTGAAATCTGCTTTTTTCATGTAACCCAACTGTTATTGATAGCACACCATGTTATATCATTGTTTTGAAGctgctttctattctatttcatattACTAGTTGCTACAAGATTGCACAGCATAGAACTAGACCATTGGGTAATGCAGGAAATTGGAAACTACCTAAATGTTTAATGTAATTTTCTATATCCAATGGTATAGTTGTCTGCTGTGCAATGTTGTAGCACTAGCCACGTGGGCTacctaaatttaattaaaattagaagtAGAAATTTGGTTCCTCAGTCACATTGGCCACATTGTACATGCTCAGTGGCCCCTTGTGCTTAGTGGCTACATATTAGGCAACACAGATAGAGAGCATTTctatcattgcagaaagttctgttgggcAGCACTGTTCTAAGCAATCAAATTTATAACTATCCTTATGGATACACTTATACAGACATTTCAGATGATTTCCTGGAAAAATTCCTAGAGATGGAATTGCTGACCCAAAAGGTGTGCACGCACAAATGAAACTgataggtcaggtgcagtggctcacgactgtaatcctagcacttttcgaggtcgaggccggtggatcacctgagttcaggaattccagaccagcctggccaacacagtgaaaccccgttactactaaaaatacaaaaattagtcaggcatggtggtgcatgtctgtaatcccagctaactgggcggctgaggcaggagaatcatttgaacccgggaggcacaggttgcagggggccaagatcgcgccattgcactccagcctaggcgacagagtgagactccatctcaaaaagaaaaagaaaaagaaactttaacACATATTACTAAATTGTCTTCCTTATCAGTAGTGCTAATTTAGACTTCCACCAATAGGGTTTTCATTGGACAggcttgaaaagaaagaaaggctggccgggcacagtggctcatgcctgtaatcccagcactttgggaggccaaggtgggtggatcacgaggtcacgagatcaagaccatcctagctaaaacagtgaaaccccatctctactaaaatacaaaaaattacccgggcatggtggcaggcgtctgtagtcccagctactctggaggctgaggcaggagaatggtgtgaacatgggaggcggagcttgcagtgagctgagattgcgccactgcactccagcctgggtgacagagtgagactctgtatctcaaaaaaagaaaaaagaaagaaaagaaatgcaagtaaGACATATGTAATACTTTTCCTGTACCCAAGGTGGACATGACCCAAATTTGCTGACCTCTAATTTCATGAACTATAAATGggtttcattttataaaataattcattttctaaGACATTTTTGAGGAAATAATACTAGATGGTTAAGTTCCCacaaaaagtaatttaatttcaTAGTAGAgaacaatttttatattaatagttttaCAGAATCTCACATTTGAATGAAtatgaatttcatttctttggggaaTGCCAGGGGAGTGTTAAAATGCTTTGGAGCTGTGCTTCTTACAGGCAGCACAGCATTCTCAGAAGCAGTCTACTGAGCTCTTCCAGTGCATGTACTTCAAAGACAAAGACCCTGCCACCGAGGAGCGTTGCATATCTGATGGAGTTATTTATTCAATTAGAACAAATGGTGTGCTTCTATTTATACCAAGGTATGTTACATCTAATGCAATGGTGCATAAGAAATCATAGTTAAAAGTGTAGAACACAAACTGTACATtagatataatttattaaaatatttaagcaacTAGTTATCATATGTACATAATGTAATGTATAATTCAGTATATAAATGTGAAGATTAGAGGCcaggggtggctcacgcctataatcccagcactttgggaggccaaggtgggtggatcacctgaggtcaggagttcgagaccagcctggctaatgtggtgaaagcccatctctcctaaaagtacaaaaattaggccgggcgcagtggctcacacttgtaatcccagcactttgggaggccgaggcgggcggatcacgaggtcaggaaattgagagcacggtgaaaccccgtctctactaaaaatacaaaaaattagccgggcgtggtggcgggcgcctgtagtcccagctactcggagaggctgaggcaggagaatggcgtgaacctgggaggcgtagcttgcagtgagccgagattgtgccaagcttgcaatgagccgagattgcgccactgcactccagcctggatgacagagctagactccgtctcaagaaaaaaaaaaaaagcacaaaaattagccgggcatggtgacacatgcccgaaatcccagctacctgggaagctgaggcaggagaatcacttgaacccgggaagcagaggttgcagtgtgccaagattgtgccactgcactccagcctgggcgacagagcaagactctgtctcaaaaaaaagaaaaaaaaaagtgaagaccggaatgtgtgtgtgtgtgtatatatatacgctTCTATATCCATTTTAGGGTCTTTCTTATCCAGCAGAATACTTTGTTTCCATCTGCTAAGGTGAAATAAATACTTGGAGGTAAACCACAGGAAAagtgatttgtttttaatctagGAGAAAAACTAGTATTCTAGATAAGCATACAAGATCTGTGTACTAAGAATACATTGTCTCTGGATTTATATTCTGGTCATAATATAGGTTTGGGATTAAAGGTGCTgcttatctaaaaaataaagatggtttAGTCATCTCATGTGGCCCAGATAGCTGTTCTGAATGGAAACCAGGATCCCTTCAacgatttcaaaacaaaattaccTCTACTACAACAGATGGGGAATCTGTTACGTTCCATTTGTTTGACCATGTAACTGTAAGTCTGTATTTCTATtaagtattattaatattttaaatgtaaggaATAAATAATGTGTTTAGTAATAAGTATTTTCTTCTCTATGCTAGGTAAGAATATCCATACAGGCCTCACGTTGCCATTCTGATACAATCAGACTTGAAATAATTAGTAACAAACCATACAAGATACCAAATACAGAACTTATTCATCAGAGTTCCCCCTTGCTGAAGAGTGAGTTAGTGAAAGAAGTAACTAAATCTGTGGAAGAAGCTCAGCTTGCTCAAGAAGTCAAAGTAAACATCATTCAGGAAGAATATCAAGAATATTGCCAAACAAAGGGAACTAGCCTATACACACTTCTAGAGGAGATACGGGACCTAGCTCTCCTGGATGTTTCAAACAATTATGGAATATGAGAGGCTCTTACTTCACTAAGAGCTGTCACATGTGAATATTTTACAGTCTTTTCAAACTTAACGTTTAATGTGTGTCACTCAGTGCTCTGGTCAATCAGGACTGGGTACCTATTTCACATATATGTAAATGttctcagccaggtgcggtggctcacacctgtaaccccagcactttgggaggctgaggcgggtggatcacaaggtcaggagattgagaccatcctagctaacatggtgaaacccagtctctactaaaaatacaattagcccggtgtggtggcatgcacctgtaatcccagctacttgggaggctgaagcaggagaattgcctgaacccaggaagaggaggttgcagtgagccaagatcacgccactgcattccagcctgggtgacagagcgagactccatctcaaaaaaaaaaaaaaagttctctcaTTCATTAAAGTTGCattaaataaagtataattaGGTCACTGTGGAAACTGAGTTTTCAGTAATGAGTGGACAGTAAGTGGTGGCTCTGCAGATTGCTAGCCCCTTTCTAATAAGTTTAATAAACCCAAAATTATTGGTTATCTTGTCTCCAATCAgttctttcaaatgttttatttttccagtaaTTACGTTTGGGTCATAGGCCCCTCTGACATCTGTCAGGTAATTTTCAGTCACTTTCAGATAATAAGACTTAGTCCTGAGTCCacttcttcacttaaaaactccTATTTCATATTTGATTCAACCCTTACCTGCTGTCTCCAGTACTAGCTGGGAATAGGACACAGGGCGGGTGGTAGGATGCGCAGGTAAAGTTCTGTCACAGGccttccttcccactctccccCTTTGATGAGGTGCATTGGCCTTCCCCTTGTTGGAAACTTGTTACTTTGCCAGCAAACACCCCACTAGAAAAATTAACTcttggctgagcgcagtggctcacgcctataatcccagcactttgggaggccgaggtgggtggatcacaaggtcaggagttcaagaccagcctggccaagatgatgaaaccccatctctactaaaaatacaaaaattggccgggcacagtagctcatgcctgtaatcccagcactttgggaggccgaggcgggtggatcacaaagtcaagagatcaagaccatcctggccaacatggtgaaactccatctctactaaaaatacaaaaattagccttgtgtggtggcaggtgcctgtaatcccagctacttgggaggctgaggcagagaattgcttgaacccgggaggcagaggttgcagtgagctgagattgcgccacagctctccagcctgggcaacagagcaagtgtccgtctcaaaaaagaaaaattaactcttCTTTCTCAGTTATCTAATGTAGTTTGTGAGGGTAGACAGAAGCCTGAACAGGCCCTCCTGAGGAAGCAGTTTCTATAGGCATTGGTGGCACCTTGAAACTGCTCTCCATCTTCTAGCTGATCCCCTATTGGCTGCAGTTAGCCACAATCCTCCTAATGCACATGTCTCTTGGCCCATCCCTGTGGCAGTTCCCAGCAAGCCCACaaacccctcccccacccccatcccagatGTTCTTGTGCTCAACTTCCTGACTTTTCTTagatgttttttttctctttttt
This window of the Nomascus leucogenys isolate Asia chromosome 6, Asia_NLE_v1, whole genome shotgun sequence genome carries:
- the DIS3L gene encoding DIS3-like exonuclease 1 isoform X5, whose product is MQTACQAVQHQRGRRQYNKLRNLLKDARHDCILFANEFQQCCYLPREGGESMEKWQTRSIYNAAVWYYHHCQDRMPIVMVTEDEEAIQQYGSETEGVFVISFKNYLDNFWPDLKAAHELCDSILQSRRERENESQESHGKEYPEHLPLEVLEAGIKSGRYIQGILNVNKHRAQIEAFVRLQGASSKDSDLVSDILIHGMKARNRSIHGDVVVVELLPKNEWKGRTVALCENDCDDKASGESPSEPMPTGRVVGILQKNWRDYVVTFPSKEEVQSQGKNAQKILVTPWDYRIPKIRISTQQAETLQDFRVVVRIDSWESTSVYPNGHFVRVLGRIGDLEGEIATILVENNISVIPFSEAQMCEMPVNTPENPWKVSPEEEQKRKDLRKSHLVFSIDPKGCEDVDDTLSVRTLNNGNLELGVHIADVTHFVAPNSYIDIEARTRATTYYLADRRYDMLPSVLSADLCSLLGGVDRYAVSIMWELDKASYEIKKVWYGRTIIRSAYKLFYEAAQELLDGNLSVVDDIPEFKDLDEKSRQAKLEELVWAIGKLTDIARHVRAKRDGCGALELEGVEVRVQLDDKKNIHDLIPKQPLEVHETVAECMILANHWVAKKIWESFPHQALLRQHPPPHQEFFSELRECAKAKGFFIDTRSNKTLADSLDNANDPHDPIVNRLLRSMATQAMSNALYFSTGSCAEEEFHHYGESYHILVCGCNFVLVILKEFLFILIFCFLFEGLALDKYTHFTSPIRRYSDIVVHRLLMAAISKDKKMEIKGNLFSNKDLEELCRHINNRNRAAQHSQKQSTELFQCMYFKDKDPATEERCISDGVIYSIRTNGVLLFIPRFGIKGAAYLKNKDGLVISCGPDSCSEWKPGSLQRFQNKITSTTTDGESVTFHLFDHVTVRISIQASRCHSDTIRLEIISNKPYKIPNTELIHQSSPLLKSELVKEVTKSVEEAQLAQEVKVNIIQEEYQEYCQTKGTSLYTLLEEIRDLALLDVSNNYGI
- the DIS3L gene encoding DIS3-like exonuclease 1 isoform X6, with product MQTACQAVQHQRGRRQYNKLRNLLKDARHDCILFANEFQQCCYLPREGGESMEKWQTRSIYNAAVWYYHHCQDRMPIVMVTEDEEAIQQYGSETEGVFVISFKNYLDNFWPDLKAAHELCDSILQSRRERENESQESHGKEYPEHLPLEVLEAGIKSGRYIQGILNVNKHRAQIEAFVRLQGASSKDSDLVSDILIHGMKARNRSIHGDVVVVELLPKNEWKGRTVALCENDCDDKASGESPSEPMPTGRVVGILQKNWRDYVVTFPSKEEVQSQGKNAQKILVTPWDYRIPKIRISTQQAETLQDFRVVVRIDSWESTSVYPNGHFVRVLGRIGDLEGEIATILVENNISVIPFSEAQMCEMPVNTPENPWKVSPEEEQKRKDLRKSHLVFSIDPKGCEDVDDTLSVRTLNNGNLELGVHIADVTHFVAPNSYIDIEARTRATTYYLADRRYDMLPSVLSADLCSLLGGVDRYAVSIMWELDKASYEIKKVWYGRTIIRSAYKLFYEAAQELLDGNLSVVDDIPEFKDLDEKSRQAKLEELVWAIGKLTDIARHVRAKRDGCGALELEGVEVRVQLDDKKNIHDLIPKQPLEVHETVAECMILANHWVAKKIWESFPHQALLRQHPPPHQEFFSELRECAKAKGFFIDTRSNKTLADSLDNANDPHDPIVNRLLRSMATQAMSNALYFSTGSCAEEEFHHYGLALDKYTHFTSPIRRYSDIVVHRLLMAAISKDKKMEIKGNLFSNKDLEELCRHINNRNRAAQHSQKQSTELFQCMYFKDKDPATEERCISDGVIYSIRTNGVLLFIPRFGIKGAAYLKNKDGLVISCGPDSCSEWKPGSLQRFQNKITSTTTDGESVTFHLFDHVTVRISIQASRCHSDTIRLEIISNKPYKIPNTELIHQSSPLLKSELVKEVTKSVEEAQLAQEVKVNIIQEEYQEYCQTKGTSLYTLLEEIRDLALLDVSNNYGI
- the DIS3L gene encoding DIS3-like exonuclease 1 isoform X4, with translation MLQKREKVLLLRTFQGRTLRIVREHYLRPCVPCHSPLCPQPAACSHDGKLLSSDVTHYVIPDWKVVQDYLEILEFPELKGIIFMQTACQAVQHQRGRRQYNKLRNLLKDARHDCILFANEFQQCCYLPREGGESMEKWQTRSIYNAAVWYYHHCQDRMPIVMVTEDEEAIQQYGSETEGVFVISFKGILNVNKHRAQIEAFVRLQGASSKDSDLVSDILIHGMKARNRSIHGDVVVVELLPKNEWKGRTVALCENDCDDKASGESPSEPMPTGRVVGILQKNWRDYVVTFPSKEEVQSQGKNAQKILVTPWDYRIPKIRISTQQAETLQDFRVVVRIDSWESTSVYPNGHFVRVLGRIGDLEGEIATILVENNISVIPFSEAQMCEMPVNTPENPWKVSPEEEQKRKDLRKSHLVFSIDPKGCEDVDDTLSVRTLNNGNLELGVHIADVTHFVAPNSYIDIEARTRATTYYLADRRYDMLPSVLSADLCSLLGGVDRYAVSIMWELDKASYEIKKVWYGRTIIRSAYKLFYEAAQELLDGNLSVVDDIPEFKDLDEKSRQAKLEELVWAIGKLTDIARHVRAKRDGCGALELEGVEVRVQLDDKKNIHDLIPKQPLEVHETVAECMILANHWVAKKIWESFPHQALLRQHPPPHQEFFSELRECAKAKGFFIDTRSNKTLADSLDNANDPHDPIVNRLLRSMATQAMSNALYFSTGSCAEEEFHHYGESYHILVCGCNFVLVILKEFLFILIFCFLFEGLALDKYTHFTSPIRRYSDIVVHRLLMAAISKDKKMEIKGNLFSNKDLEELCRHINNRNRAAQHSQKQSTELFQCMYFKDKDPATEERCISDGVIYSIRTNGVLLFIPRFGIKGAAYLKNKDGLVISCGPDSCSEWKPGSLQRFQNKITSTTTDGESVTFHLFDHVTVRISIQASRCHSDTIRLEIISNKPYKIPNTELIHQSSPLLKSELVKEVTKSVEEAQLAQEVKVNIIQEEYQEYCQTKGTSLYTLLEEIRDLALLDVSNNYGI